A single genomic interval of Armigeres subalbatus isolate Guangzhou_Male chromosome 1, GZ_Asu_2, whole genome shotgun sequence harbors:
- the LOC134215957 gene encoding uncharacterized protein LOC134215957 → MRFLRKTKKPIDLETLVEVPTPLRFDLFHRPKDIVGSAIENRTSIVPIANKGHPCSDSNRRPKVNLFPQISLTDVRDKDLDNVVNYMYSSDWKEAAAFCAQASCIDLRDCDRARAAQRNDVTDTFPDRFRKRSLKKAYFDLPRAEVNLAKWYKSVVG, encoded by the exons ATGAGGTTTCTCCGGAAGACCAAAAAACCCATCGATTTGGAAACGTTGGTAGAAGTACCGACGCCACTTCGCTTCGATTTGTTTCACCGACCGAAGGATATCGTTGGAAGCGCCATAGAAAATCGTACTTCAATCGTACCAATTGCTAACAAGGGACATCCCTGCTCTGATTCAAATCGACGACCTAAGGTGAATCTGTTTCCGCAGATATCATTGACCGATGTGAGGGATAAG GACTTGGATAACGTGGTGAATTACATGTACTCTTCAGACTGGAAAGAGGCTGCAGCTTTCTGTGCCCAAGCTAGCTGCATTGATCTACGGGACTGTGACAGGGCAAGGGCTGCACAACGAAATGATGTAACCGACACATTTCCGGATAGGTTTAGGAAGCGATCGCTCAAAAAAGCATATTTCGACTTGCCTCGAGCTGAAGTCAATTTAGCCAAGTGGTACAAATCAGTCGTTGGGTAG
- the LOC134215926 gene encoding uncharacterized protein LOC134215926 isoform X1 — MAATHTRALSNNDDIGLVASMNDRHPLTGGRGALVRRMKELAEGFRRPVKSRLGVRPEIRPAEERHHYSPRPRFPSHTAQRRDQSAGPSHQRNRANDQQRVDQRICDYCGRRGHVRRKCYKLKQEKRGTVQHIDTLAAASSTGSLAERLTRLRSMDWDSDGNDSDHGWKRGDNHRPSHSNQSR, encoded by the exons ATGGCGGCAACTCACACCAGGGCTCTATCGAACAATGATGACATCGGATTGGTAGCTTCCATGAATGATCGTCACCCTCTAACTGGAGGAAGAGGCGCGTTAGTGCGGCGGATGAAGGAGTTAGCCGAAGGTTTCCGTCGTCCGGTGAAGAGTCGACTTGGTGTGCGACCAGAAATTCGCCCTGCTGAGGAGCGCCATCATTATTCGCCGCGGCCTCGCTTCCCATCGCATACTGCACAGCGCCGGGATCAGTCAGCTGGTCCGTCTCATCAGCGAAACAGAGCGAATGATCAACAACGGGTAGATCAGCGTATTTGCGACTACTGTGGGCGCAGAGGTCACGTGCGGAGGAAGTGCTACAAGCTGAAGCAGGAAAAGAGAGGGACTGTGCAGCACATCGACACCCTTGCAGCTGCATCCAGTACTGGTAGCTTGGCTGAGCGATTGACACGATTGAGGTCCATGGATTGGGACTCGGATGGTAATGATTCAG ATCATGGTTGGAAACGAGGCGACAACCACCGTCCATCCCACTCAAATCAGAGTCGCTAA
- the LOC134215926 gene encoding uncharacterized protein LOC134215926 isoform X2: MAATHTRALSNNDDIGLVASMNDRHPLTGGRGALVRRMKELAEGFRRPVKSRLGVRPEIRPAEERHHYSPRPRFPSHTAQRRDQSAGPSHQRNRANDQQRVDQRICDYCGRRGHVRRKCYKLKQEKRGTVQHIDTLAAASSTGSLAERLTRLRSMDWDSDDHGWKRGDNHRPSHSNQSR; this comes from the exons ATGGCGGCAACTCACACCAGGGCTCTATCGAACAATGATGACATCGGATTGGTAGCTTCCATGAATGATCGTCACCCTCTAACTGGAGGAAGAGGCGCGTTAGTGCGGCGGATGAAGGAGTTAGCCGAAGGTTTCCGTCGTCCGGTGAAGAGTCGACTTGGTGTGCGACCAGAAATTCGCCCTGCTGAGGAGCGCCATCATTATTCGCCGCGGCCTCGCTTCCCATCGCATACTGCACAGCGCCGGGATCAGTCAGCTGGTCCGTCTCATCAGCGAAACAGAGCGAATGATCAACAACGGGTAGATCAGCGTATTTGCGACTACTGTGGGCGCAGAGGTCACGTGCGGAGGAAGTGCTACAAGCTGAAGCAGGAAAAGAGAGGGACTGTGCAGCACATCGACACCCTTGCAGCTGCATCCAGTACTGGTAGCTTGGCTGAGCGATTGACACGATTGAGGTCCATGGATTGGGACTCGGATG ATCATGGTTGGAAACGAGGCGACAACCACCGTCCATCCCACTCAAATCAGAGTCGCTAA
- the LOC134207475 gene encoding uncharacterized protein LOC134207475, with product MIICSLAVTISVSLVYNLNYVRSSEQTPTWLSNQTVQSNIRAIFDGIDRIDVVLGDLDPQEILDVLIHRIDPQSILAGKAIRLYREVVPRGEQHRCDGERPILSAIIDMNDDDETEAKEAEMLDVIDRDYVDEFGFVEWDQTFEAFAKIWDQNHDYGYIVFVSWNAFLLSIRCLLDPYGTYLFVLSEDSSLDLDRLKDFFYSTWMHQGVFKIFFLIQEKIYAYDPFMADGPKKYGVLRELLNVEDIPSVPQRNFKGYPLRIDVFRSTYSDTIVDKNGKILDFVGADLEAGRAFTDAMNFAPTLLPPDKEGFGYKLPNGSFNGVIGRLLRRESDIAFVGFFIKDYFSRDIEFTTGIYTDELCCLVKKASRVPEYLLPITIFPGDLWGLLFVMGIICALVWILLRAGIRAKSVSGVHWNQTRRLAYLFNLSDEIRDAPLYRKMVQICVDTYILLVSGPYQRFTRSGIERLMLFGIMMVSLIFVSMFQSSLSSVFLNPVYYKDIDSLQRLDESGLQIPVKYKGFTDDVFPANYSPMMESLRDKMIFNPIKGSMLDVVAKSTKIATVTRRSTLSLDNAIFITTKQLFMIPECPRLYNLAFVVPRHSVLLEGINVFILEMLNGGLINHWIDVMNFNATLRDWKKMMGSHEENFKILTLIDMQFPFYLLAIGLILSGLIFVIELVYYRVFERSVSHHEHAETNNIINLK from the exons ATGATTATATGCTCATTGGCAGTCACAATTTCAGTAAGCTTGGTCTACAATCTCAACTACGTTAGATCTAGTGAACAAACCCCGACCTGGCTATCCAACCAAACTGTTCAATCGAACATCAGAGCCATCTTCGATGGCATCGATCGCATCGACGTTGTACTTGGTGATCTCGACCCACAGGAAATCCTCGATGTTCTGATCCATCGCATCGATCCGCAATCGATCCTCGCGGGCAAAGCAATCCGCCTCTACCGCGAAGTGGTCCCCAGGGGCGAACAGCATCGTTGCGACGGCGAACGGCCAATCCTGTCCGCCATAATAGACATGAACGATGATGACGAAACGGAAGCGAAGGAAGCGGAAATGCTGGATGTGATCGATCGTGACTACGTGGATGAGTTTGGCTTCGTCGAGTGGGATCAAACGTTCGAAGCGTTTGCAAAAATATGGGACCAGAATCACGATTACGGCTACATAGTCTTTGTGAGCTGGAATGCTTTTCTGCTTTCGATAAGATGTTTGTTGGACCCGTACGGAACGTACTTGTTTGTTCTAAGTGAGGACAGTAGCTTAGATTTAGACCGATTGAAGGACTTTTTCTACTCTACCTGGATGCATCAAGGGgtattcaaaattttctttttgatccaagaaaaaatctatGCATACGATCCCTTCATGGCTGACGGACCTAAAAAATATGGCGTGTTGAGAGAATTGTTAAACGTAGAAGATATTCCGAGTGTTCCTCAGAGGAACTTCAAAGGTTATCCTCTCAGAATCGATGTATTCCGGTCAACTTACTCCGATACCATCGTGGATAAGAACGGTAAAATTCTTGACTTCGTCGGAGCAGACCTTGAGGCAGGTCGAGCTTTTACGGATGCAATGAACTTCGCTC CCACTTTATTGCCACCGGACAAGGAGGGTTTCGGCTACAAACTGCCCAACGGAAGCTTTAACGGAGTTATCGGACGTCTGTTGCGGCGAGAAAGCGACATAGCCTTCGTAGGGTTTTTCATCAAGGACTATTTCAGCCGAGATATTGAGTTCACCACCGGGATCTACACGGACGAGCTTTGCTGTCTGGTGAAGAAAGCAAGCCGCGTGCCAGAATATCTGCTTCCGATCACAATCTTCCCGGGAGATCTGTGGGGACTGCTGTTCGTAATGGGAATTATTTGCGCATTAGTATGGATCCTGCTACGGGCGGGAATCCGGGCAAAGTCCGTCAGCGGTGTTCACTGGAATCAAACGCGACGCTTGGCCTATCTGTTCAACCTGTCCGATGAAATTCGTGATGCTCCATTATATCGGAAAATGGTTCAGATATGCGTCGATACGTACATACTTCTGGTTAGCGGTCCCTATCAGAGATTCACCAGATCCGGTATCGAACGCCTGATGCTTTTCGGAATCATGATGGTGAGCTTGATCTTCGTGTCCATGTTTCAGTCGAGTTTGTCCTCGGTGTTCTTGAATCCGGTGTACTACAAGGACATTGACAGCCTCCAGCGGTTGGACGAGTCCGGCCTCCAGATTCCCGTCAAGTATAAGGGATTCACGGATGATGTCTTCCCGGCAAACTATAGCCCGATGATGGAGTCACTGCGAGACAAGATGATTTTCAATCCGATCAAGGGCTCGATGTTGGATGTGGTCGCAAAATCGACCAAGATCGCCACTGTTACTCGGAGATCTACACTCTCGCTGGACAACGCCATATTCATTACCACGAAGCAGTTGTTCATGATTCCGGAGTGTCCGCGGTTGTACAATCTGGCGTTTGTAGTACCGCGGCATTCGGTACTACTGGAGGGCATCAACGTGTTTATTCTGGAAATGTTGAACGGTGGCTTGATTAACCATTGGATAGATGTGATGAATTTCAATGCAACGCTCCGAGATTGGAAGAAAATGATGGGTTCCCATGAggaaaatttcaagattttgaCCCTAATCGATATGCAGTTTCCGTTTTACCTGTTGGCTATAGGGTTGATCCTGAGCGGTTTAATATTTGTCATCGAACTGGTGTATTACAGAGTGTTCGAAAGATCAGTTTCGCATCACGAGCATGCTGAAACCAACAATATCATAAATCTGAAATGA